A single genomic interval of Symphalangus syndactylus isolate Jambi chromosome 18, NHGRI_mSymSyn1-v2.1_pri, whole genome shotgun sequence harbors:
- the ARVCF gene encoding splicing regulator ARVCF isoform X7 produces MPAELRQEQSPGSQAPLATMPEAPDVLEETVTVEEDPGTPTSHVSIVTSEDGTTRRTETKVTKTVKTVTTRTVRQVPVGPDGLPLLDGGPPLGPFADGALDRHFLLRGGGPVATLSRAYLSSGGGFPEGPEPRDSPSYGSLSRGLGVRPPRAGPLGPGPGDGCFTLPGHREAFPVGPEPGPPGGRSLPERFQAEPYGLEDDTRSLAADDEGGPELEPDYDTATRRRPECGRGLHTRAYEDAADDGGELTDERPTFPTVTAPLAQPERGSLGSLDRLVRRSPSVDSARKEPRWRDPELPEVLAMLRHPVDPVKANAAAYLQHLCFENEGVKRRVRQLRGLPLLVALLDHPRAEVRRRACGALRNLSYGRDTDNKAAIRDCGGVPALVRLLRAARDNEVRELVTGTLWNLSSYEPLKMAIIDHGLQTLTHEVIVPHSGWEREPNEDSKPRDAEWTTVFKNTSGCLRNVSSDGAEARRRLRECEGLVDALLHALQSAVGRKDTDNKSVENCVCIMRNLSYHVHKEVPGADRYQEAEPGPLGSAVGSQRRRRDDASCFGGKKAKAKKDGEMDRNFDTLDLPKRTETAKGFELLYQPEVVRLYLSLLTESRNFNTLEAAAGALQNLSAGNWMWATYIRATVRKERGLPVLVELLQSETDKVVRAVAIALRNLSLDQRNKDLIGSYAMAELVRNVRNAQAPPRPGARLEEDTVVAVLNTIHEIVSDSLDNARSLLQARGVPALVALVASSQSVREAKAASHVLQTVWSYKELRGTLQKDGWTKARFQSAAATAKGPKGTPSPGGFDDSTLPLVDKSVEGEKTGSRDVIPMDTLGPDGYSTVDWRERRPRGTSSAGEASEKEPLKLDPSRKAPPPGPSRPAVRLVDAVGDAKPQPVDSWV; encoded by the exons ATGCCGGCCGAACTCAGACAG GAGCAGAGCCCAGGCAGCCAGGCCCCACTGGCCACAATGCCGGAGGCACCTGATGTGCTGGAGGAGACCGTGACAGTGGAGGAGGACCCTGGCACACCCACTTCCCATGTGTCTATTGTCACATCCGAAGATGGCACGACCCGGCGCACCGAGACCAAG GTCACCAAGACTGTGAAGACGGTGACCACTCGGACAGTACGCCAGGTGCCCGTGGGCCCAGACGGACTCCCCCTGCTGGATGGCGGCCCCCCACTAGGCCCTTTTGCAGATGGTGCCCTGGACCGGCATTTCCTGCTGCGTGGTGGTGGCCCAGTGGCCACACTCTCTCGAGCCTACCTCAGCAGCGGGGGTGGCTTTCCCGAAGGCCCCGAGCCCCGGGACAGCCCCAGCTATGGCAGCCTGTCCCGAGGGCTGGGCGTGCGGCCCCCACGTGCTGGCCCCCTTGGCCCAGGCCCTGGTGATGGCTGCTTCACACTGCCTGGCCACCGGGAAGCTTTCCCGGTGGGTCCTGAGCCTGGGCCACCAGGTGGCCGCTCCCTGCCTGAGCGCTTCCAGGCAGAGCCGTATGGCTTGGAGGATGACACACGCAGCCTGGCCGCTGATGACGAGGGTGGCCCTGAGCTGGAGCCTGACTATGACACGGCCACGAGGAGGAGGCCTGAGTGTGGGCGGGGCCTTCATACCAG GGCCTACGAGGACGCAGCAGATGATGGCGGCGAGCTGACGGATGAGCGGCCTACGTTCCCAACGGTGACGGCGCCCCTGGCCCAGCCTGAACGGGGCAGCCTGGGCAGCCTGGACCGGCTGGTGCGGCGTTCGCCCTCAGTGGATAGCGCCCGCAAGGAACCGCGCTGGCGGGACCCTGAGCTGCCTGAGGTGCTGGCCATGCTGCGGCACCCCGTGGACCCCGTGAAGGCCAATGCGGCCGCCTACCTGCAGCATCTGTGCTTTGAGAACGAGGGTGTCAAGCGGCGTGTACGGCAGTTGCGGGGGCTGCCGCTGCTTGTGGCACTGCTGGACCACCCGCGGGCTGAGGTGCGGCGCCGGGCCTGTGGGGCACTGCGCAACCTCTCCTATGGCCGCGACACTGACAACAAGGCCGCCATCCGGGACTGTGGTGGTGTGCCTGCCCTGGTGCGCCTGCTGCGGGCCGCCCGGGACAACGAGGTCCGCGAGCTTGTCACTG GCACCCTGTGGAACCTGTCATCCTATGAGCCCCTGAAGATGGCCATCATTGACCATGGCCTGCAGACGCTGACCCACGAGGTGATCGTGCCCCACTCAGGATGGGAGCGTGAGCCCAACGAGGACTCCAAGCCACGGGACGCCGAGTGGACAACTGTCTTCAAGAACACGTCGGGCTGCCTGAG GAATGTGAGCTCCGATGGTGCTGAGGCCCGGCGGCGACTCCGGGAGTGTGAAGGGCTGGTGGACGCACTTCTGCATGCCCTGCAGTCGGCTGTGGGCCGAAAGGACACTGACAACAAG TCGGTGGAGAACTGCGTGTGCATCATGCGGAACCTGTCCTACCACGTGCACAAGGAGGTGCCCGGGGCCGACAGGTACCAGGAGGCCGAGCCCGGGCCCCTGGGCAGTGCTGTAGGCTCCCAGCGCCGGAGGCGGGATGATGCCAGCTGCTTTGGTGGCAAGAAGGCCAAAG CAAAGAAGGATGGTGAGATGGACCGGAACTTTGACACGCTAGACCTGCCCAAGCGAACTGAGACCGCCAAAG GCTTTGAGCTGCTGTACCAGCCCGAGGTGGTACGTCTCTACCTCTCCCTCCTCACGGAGAGCCGGAACTTCAACACCCTGGAGGCTGCCGCCGGCGCTCTGCAGAACCTCAGTGCCGGCAACTGGATG TGGGCCACATACATCCGCGCCACAGTGCGCAAAGAGCGCGGGCTGCCAGTGCTTGTGGAACTGCTGCAGTCTGAGACCGACAAGGTGGTGCGCGCCGTCGCCATCGCTCTGCGCAACCTCTCGCTGGACCAACGCAACAAAGACCTCATCG GGAGCTACGCCATGGCCGAGCTTGTGCGGAATGTGCGGAATGCACAGGCTCCGCCGCGACCGGGGGCCCGCCTGGAGGAAGACACCGTGGTGGCGGTGCTCAACACCATCCACGAAATCGTGTCCGACAGCCTGGATAACGCGCGCTCACTCCTGCAGGCACGCGGGGTGCCAGCGTTGGTGGCTCTCGTCGCCTCCAG CCAATCGGTACGCGAGGCGAAGGCGGCGTCACACGTGCTGCAGACAGTGTGGAGCTACAAGGAGCTGCGTGGTACCCTGCAGAAAGATGGTTGGACCAAGGCGCGCTTCCAG TCAGCTGCTGCTACTGCCAAGGGGCCTAAGGGAACACCAAGTCCTGGGGGCTTTGATGACAGCACGCTGCCACTGGTGGACAAGAGCGTTG AGGGCGAGAAAACTGGCAGCCGGGATGTGATCCCCATGGACACGCTTGGCCCAG ACGGATACTCCACGGTGGACTGGAGGGAGCGGAGGCCACGGGGCACCAGCTCTGCAGGAGAGGCCTCTGAGAAGGAACCCTTGAAA CTTGACCCCAGCAGGAAGGCCCCTCCCCCCGGGCCCAGCAGGCCCGCGGTCAGGCTGGTGGACGCCGTGGGGGACGCTAAGCCTCAGCCCGTTGACTCCTGGGTCTAG
- the ARVCF gene encoding splicing regulator ARVCF isoform X8, whose protein sequence is MPEAPDVLEETVTVEEDPGTPTSHVSIVTSEDGTTRRTETKVTKTVKTVTTRTVRQVPVGPDGLPLLDGGPPLGPFADGALDRHFLLRGGGPVATLSRAYLSSGGGFPEGPEPRDSPSYGSLSRGLGVRPPRAGPLGPGPGDGCFTLPGHREAFPVGPEPGPPGGRSLPERFQAEPYGLEDDTRSLAADDEGGPELEPDYDTATRRRPECGRGLHTRAYEDAADDGGELTDERPTFPTVTAPLAQPERGSLGSLDRLVRRSPSVDSARKEPRWRDPELPEVLAMLRHPVDPVKANAAAYLQHLCFENEGVKRRVRQLRGLPLLVALLDHPRAEVRRRACGALRNLSYGRDTDNKAAIRDCGGVPALVRLLRAARDNEVRELVTGTLWNLSSYEPLKMAIIDHGLQTLTHEVIVPHSGWEREPNEDSKPRDAEWTTVFKNTSGCLRNVSSDGAEARRRLRECEGLVDALLHALQSAVGRKDTDNKSVENCVCIMRNLSYHVHKEVPGADRYQEAEPGPLGSAVGSQRRRRDDASCFGGKKAKEEWFHQAKKDGEMDRNFDTLDLPKRTETAKGFELLYQPEVVRLYLSLLTESRNFNTLEAAAGALQNLSAGNWMWATYIRATVRKERGLPVLVELLQSETDKVVRAVAIALRNLSLDQRNKDLIGSYAMAELVRNVRNAQAPPRPGARLEEDTVVAVLNTIHEIVSDSLDNARSLLQARGVPALVALVASSQSVREAKAASHVLQTVWSYKELRGTLQKDGWTKARFQSAAATAKGPKGTPSPGGFDDSTLPLVDKSVEGEKTGSRDVIPMDTLGPDGYSTVDWRERRPRGTSSAGEASEKEPLKLDPSRKAPPPGPSRPAVRLVDAVGDAKPQPVDSWV, encoded by the exons ATGCCGGAGGCACCTGATGTGCTGGAGGAGACCGTGACAGTGGAGGAGGACCCTGGCACACCCACTTCCCATGTGTCTATTGTCACATCCGAAGATGGCACGACCCGGCGCACCGAGACCAAG GTCACCAAGACTGTGAAGACGGTGACCACTCGGACAGTACGCCAGGTGCCCGTGGGCCCAGACGGACTCCCCCTGCTGGATGGCGGCCCCCCACTAGGCCCTTTTGCAGATGGTGCCCTGGACCGGCATTTCCTGCTGCGTGGTGGTGGCCCAGTGGCCACACTCTCTCGAGCCTACCTCAGCAGCGGGGGTGGCTTTCCCGAAGGCCCCGAGCCCCGGGACAGCCCCAGCTATGGCAGCCTGTCCCGAGGGCTGGGCGTGCGGCCCCCACGTGCTGGCCCCCTTGGCCCAGGCCCTGGTGATGGCTGCTTCACACTGCCTGGCCACCGGGAAGCTTTCCCGGTGGGTCCTGAGCCTGGGCCACCAGGTGGCCGCTCCCTGCCTGAGCGCTTCCAGGCAGAGCCGTATGGCTTGGAGGATGACACACGCAGCCTGGCCGCTGATGACGAGGGTGGCCCTGAGCTGGAGCCTGACTATGACACGGCCACGAGGAGGAGGCCTGAGTGTGGGCGGGGCCTTCATACCAG GGCCTACGAGGACGCAGCAGATGATGGCGGCGAGCTGACGGATGAGCGGCCTACGTTCCCAACGGTGACGGCGCCCCTGGCCCAGCCTGAACGGGGCAGCCTGGGCAGCCTGGACCGGCTGGTGCGGCGTTCGCCCTCAGTGGATAGCGCCCGCAAGGAACCGCGCTGGCGGGACCCTGAGCTGCCTGAGGTGCTGGCCATGCTGCGGCACCCCGTGGACCCCGTGAAGGCCAATGCGGCCGCCTACCTGCAGCATCTGTGCTTTGAGAACGAGGGTGTCAAGCGGCGTGTACGGCAGTTGCGGGGGCTGCCGCTGCTTGTGGCACTGCTGGACCACCCGCGGGCTGAGGTGCGGCGCCGGGCCTGTGGGGCACTGCGCAACCTCTCCTATGGCCGCGACACTGACAACAAGGCCGCCATCCGGGACTGTGGTGGTGTGCCTGCCCTGGTGCGCCTGCTGCGGGCCGCCCGGGACAACGAGGTCCGCGAGCTTGTCACTG GCACCCTGTGGAACCTGTCATCCTATGAGCCCCTGAAGATGGCCATCATTGACCATGGCCTGCAGACGCTGACCCACGAGGTGATCGTGCCCCACTCAGGATGGGAGCGTGAGCCCAACGAGGACTCCAAGCCACGGGACGCCGAGTGGACAACTGTCTTCAAGAACACGTCGGGCTGCCTGAG GAATGTGAGCTCCGATGGTGCTGAGGCCCGGCGGCGACTCCGGGAGTGTGAAGGGCTGGTGGACGCACTTCTGCATGCCCTGCAGTCGGCTGTGGGCCGAAAGGACACTGACAACAAG TCGGTGGAGAACTGCGTGTGCATCATGCGGAACCTGTCCTACCACGTGCACAAGGAGGTGCCCGGGGCCGACAGGTACCAGGAGGCCGAGCCCGGGCCCCTGGGCAGTGCTGTAGGCTCCCAGCGCCGGAGGCGGGATGATGCCAGCTGCTTTGGTGGCAAGAAGGCCAAAG AGGAGTGGTTCCACCAAG CAAAGAAGGATGGTGAGATGGACCGGAACTTTGACACGCTAGACCTGCCCAAGCGAACTGAGACCGCCAAAG GCTTTGAGCTGCTGTACCAGCCCGAGGTGGTACGTCTCTACCTCTCCCTCCTCACGGAGAGCCGGAACTTCAACACCCTGGAGGCTGCCGCCGGCGCTCTGCAGAACCTCAGTGCCGGCAACTGGATG TGGGCCACATACATCCGCGCCACAGTGCGCAAAGAGCGCGGGCTGCCAGTGCTTGTGGAACTGCTGCAGTCTGAGACCGACAAGGTGGTGCGCGCCGTCGCCATCGCTCTGCGCAACCTCTCGCTGGACCAACGCAACAAAGACCTCATCG GGAGCTACGCCATGGCCGAGCTTGTGCGGAATGTGCGGAATGCACAGGCTCCGCCGCGACCGGGGGCCCGCCTGGAGGAAGACACCGTGGTGGCGGTGCTCAACACCATCCACGAAATCGTGTCCGACAGCCTGGATAACGCGCGCTCACTCCTGCAGGCACGCGGGGTGCCAGCGTTGGTGGCTCTCGTCGCCTCCAG CCAATCGGTACGCGAGGCGAAGGCGGCGTCACACGTGCTGCAGACAGTGTGGAGCTACAAGGAGCTGCGTGGTACCCTGCAGAAAGATGGTTGGACCAAGGCGCGCTTCCAG TCAGCTGCTGCTACTGCCAAGGGGCCTAAGGGAACACCAAGTCCTGGGGGCTTTGATGACAGCACGCTGCCACTGGTGGACAAGAGCGTTG AGGGCGAGAAAACTGGCAGCCGGGATGTGATCCCCATGGACACGCTTGGCCCAG ACGGATACTCCACGGTGGACTGGAGGGAGCGGAGGCCACGGGGCACCAGCTCTGCAGGAGAGGCCTCTGAGAAGGAACCCTTGAAA CTTGACCCCAGCAGGAAGGCCCCTCCCCCCGGGCCCAGCAGGCCCGCGGTCAGGCTGGTGGACGCCGTGGGGGACGCTAAGCCTCAGCCCGTTGACTCCTGGGTCTAG
- the ARVCF gene encoding splicing regulator ARVCF isoform X9, whose protein sequence is MPAELRQEQSPGSQAPLATMPEAPDVLEETVTVEEDPGTPTSHVSIVTSEDGTTRRTETKVTKTVKTVTTRTVRQVPVGPDGLPLLDGGPPLGPFADGALDRHFLLRGGGPVATLSRAYLSSGGGFPEGPEPRDSPSYGSLSRGLGVRPPRAGPLGPGPGDGCFTLPGHREAFPVGPEPGPPGGRSLPERFQAEPYGLEDDTRSLAADDEGGPELEPDYDTATRRRPECGRGLHTRAYEDAADDGGELTDERPTFPTVTAPLAQPERGSLGSLDRLVRRSPSVDSARKEPRWRDPELPEVLAMLRHPVDPVKANAAAYLQHLCFENEGVKRRVRQLRGLPLLVALLDHPRAEVRRRACGALRNLSYGRDTDNKAAIRDCGGVPALVRLLRAARDNEVRELVTGTLWNLSSYEPLKMAIIDHGLQTLTHEVIVPHSGWEREPNEDSKPRDAEWTTVFKNTSGCLRNVSSDGAEARRRLRECEGLVDALLHALQSAVGRKDTDNKSVENCVCIMRNLSYHVHKEVPGADRYQEAEPGPLGSAVGSQRRRRDDASCFGGKKAKAKKDGEMDRNFDTLDLPKRTETAKGFELLYQPEVVRLYLSLLTESRNFNTLEAAAGALQNLSAGNWMWATYIRATVRKERGLPVLVELLQSETDKVVRAVAIALRNLSLDQRNKDLIGSYAMAELVRNVRNAQAPPRPGARLEEDTVVAVLNTIHEIVSDSLDNARSLLQARGVPALVALVASSQSVREAKAASHVLQTVWSYKELRGTLQKDGWTKARFQSAAATAKGPKGTPSPGGFDDSTLPLVDKSVEGEKTGSRDVIPMDTLGPDGYSTVDWRERRPRGTSSAGEASEKEPLKGPGPASCS, encoded by the exons ATGCCGGCCGAACTCAGACAG GAGCAGAGCCCAGGCAGCCAGGCCCCACTGGCCACAATGCCGGAGGCACCTGATGTGCTGGAGGAGACCGTGACAGTGGAGGAGGACCCTGGCACACCCACTTCCCATGTGTCTATTGTCACATCCGAAGATGGCACGACCCGGCGCACCGAGACCAAG GTCACCAAGACTGTGAAGACGGTGACCACTCGGACAGTACGCCAGGTGCCCGTGGGCCCAGACGGACTCCCCCTGCTGGATGGCGGCCCCCCACTAGGCCCTTTTGCAGATGGTGCCCTGGACCGGCATTTCCTGCTGCGTGGTGGTGGCCCAGTGGCCACACTCTCTCGAGCCTACCTCAGCAGCGGGGGTGGCTTTCCCGAAGGCCCCGAGCCCCGGGACAGCCCCAGCTATGGCAGCCTGTCCCGAGGGCTGGGCGTGCGGCCCCCACGTGCTGGCCCCCTTGGCCCAGGCCCTGGTGATGGCTGCTTCACACTGCCTGGCCACCGGGAAGCTTTCCCGGTGGGTCCTGAGCCTGGGCCACCAGGTGGCCGCTCCCTGCCTGAGCGCTTCCAGGCAGAGCCGTATGGCTTGGAGGATGACACACGCAGCCTGGCCGCTGATGACGAGGGTGGCCCTGAGCTGGAGCCTGACTATGACACGGCCACGAGGAGGAGGCCTGAGTGTGGGCGGGGCCTTCATACCAG GGCCTACGAGGACGCAGCAGATGATGGCGGCGAGCTGACGGATGAGCGGCCTACGTTCCCAACGGTGACGGCGCCCCTGGCCCAGCCTGAACGGGGCAGCCTGGGCAGCCTGGACCGGCTGGTGCGGCGTTCGCCCTCAGTGGATAGCGCCCGCAAGGAACCGCGCTGGCGGGACCCTGAGCTGCCTGAGGTGCTGGCCATGCTGCGGCACCCCGTGGACCCCGTGAAGGCCAATGCGGCCGCCTACCTGCAGCATCTGTGCTTTGAGAACGAGGGTGTCAAGCGGCGTGTACGGCAGTTGCGGGGGCTGCCGCTGCTTGTGGCACTGCTGGACCACCCGCGGGCTGAGGTGCGGCGCCGGGCCTGTGGGGCACTGCGCAACCTCTCCTATGGCCGCGACACTGACAACAAGGCCGCCATCCGGGACTGTGGTGGTGTGCCTGCCCTGGTGCGCCTGCTGCGGGCCGCCCGGGACAACGAGGTCCGCGAGCTTGTCACTG GCACCCTGTGGAACCTGTCATCCTATGAGCCCCTGAAGATGGCCATCATTGACCATGGCCTGCAGACGCTGACCCACGAGGTGATCGTGCCCCACTCAGGATGGGAGCGTGAGCCCAACGAGGACTCCAAGCCACGGGACGCCGAGTGGACAACTGTCTTCAAGAACACGTCGGGCTGCCTGAG GAATGTGAGCTCCGATGGTGCTGAGGCCCGGCGGCGACTCCGGGAGTGTGAAGGGCTGGTGGACGCACTTCTGCATGCCCTGCAGTCGGCTGTGGGCCGAAAGGACACTGACAACAAG TCGGTGGAGAACTGCGTGTGCATCATGCGGAACCTGTCCTACCACGTGCACAAGGAGGTGCCCGGGGCCGACAGGTACCAGGAGGCCGAGCCCGGGCCCCTGGGCAGTGCTGTAGGCTCCCAGCGCCGGAGGCGGGATGATGCCAGCTGCTTTGGTGGCAAGAAGGCCAAAG CAAAGAAGGATGGTGAGATGGACCGGAACTTTGACACGCTAGACCTGCCCAAGCGAACTGAGACCGCCAAAG GCTTTGAGCTGCTGTACCAGCCCGAGGTGGTACGTCTCTACCTCTCCCTCCTCACGGAGAGCCGGAACTTCAACACCCTGGAGGCTGCCGCCGGCGCTCTGCAGAACCTCAGTGCCGGCAACTGGATG TGGGCCACATACATCCGCGCCACAGTGCGCAAAGAGCGCGGGCTGCCAGTGCTTGTGGAACTGCTGCAGTCTGAGACCGACAAGGTGGTGCGCGCCGTCGCCATCGCTCTGCGCAACCTCTCGCTGGACCAACGCAACAAAGACCTCATCG GGAGCTACGCCATGGCCGAGCTTGTGCGGAATGTGCGGAATGCACAGGCTCCGCCGCGACCGGGGGCCCGCCTGGAGGAAGACACCGTGGTGGCGGTGCTCAACACCATCCACGAAATCGTGTCCGACAGCCTGGATAACGCGCGCTCACTCCTGCAGGCACGCGGGGTGCCAGCGTTGGTGGCTCTCGTCGCCTCCAG CCAATCGGTACGCGAGGCGAAGGCGGCGTCACACGTGCTGCAGACAGTGTGGAGCTACAAGGAGCTGCGTGGTACCCTGCAGAAAGATGGTTGGACCAAGGCGCGCTTCCAG TCAGCTGCTGCTACTGCCAAGGGGCCTAAGGGAACACCAAGTCCTGGGGGCTTTGATGACAGCACGCTGCCACTGGTGGACAAGAGCGTTG AGGGCGAGAAAACTGGCAGCCGGGATGTGATCCCCATGGACACGCTTGGCCCAG ACGGATACTCCACGGTGGACTGGAGGGAGCGGAGGCCACGGGGCACCAGCTCTGCAGGAGAGGCCTCTGAGAAGGAACCCTTGAAA GGCCCAGGCCCAGCCTCCTGTTCTTAG
- the ARVCF gene encoding splicing regulator ARVCF isoform X6, with the protein MPAELRQEQSPGSQAPLATMPEAPDVLEETVTVEEDPGTPTSHVSIVTSEDGTTRRTETKVTKTVKTVTTRTVRQVPVGPDGLPLLDGGPPLGPFADGALDRHFLLRGGGPVATLSRAYLSSGGGFPEGPEPRDSPSYGSLSRGLGVRPPRAGPLGPGPGDGCFTLPGHREAFPVGPEPGPPGGRSLPERFQAEPYGLEDDTRSLAADDEGGPELEPDYDTATRRRPECGRGLHTRAYEDAADDGGELTDERPTFPTVTAPLAQPERGSLGSLDRLVRRSPSVDSARKEPRWRDPELPEVLAMLRHPVDPVKANAAAYLQHLCFENEGVKRRVRQLRGLPLLVALLDHPRAEVRRRACGALRNLSYGRDTDNKAAIRDCGGVPALVRLLRAARDNEVRELVTGTLWNLSSYEPLKMAIIDHGLQTLTHEVIVPHSGWEREPNEDSKPRDAEWTTVFKNTSGCLRNVSSDGAEARRRLRECEGLVDALLHALQSAVGRKDTDNKSVENCVCIMRNLSYHVHKEVPGADRYQEAEPGPLGSAVGSQRRRRDDASCFGGKKAKEEWFHQAKKDGEMDRNFDTLDLPKRTETAKGFELLYQPEVVRLYLSLLTESRNFNTLEAAAGALQNLSAGNWMWATYIRATVRKERGLPVLVELLQSETDKVVRAVAIALRNLSLDQRNKDLIGSYAMAELVRNVRNAQAPPRPGARLEEDTVVAVLNTIHEIVSDSLDNARSLLQARGVPALVALVASSQSVREAKAASHVLQTVWSYKELRGTLQKDGWTKARFQSAAATAKGPKGTPSPGGFDDSTLPLVDKSVEGEKTGSRDVIPMDTLGPDGYSTVDWRERRPRGTSSAGEASEKEPLKLDPSRKAPPPGPSRPAVRLVDAVGDAKPQPVDSWV; encoded by the exons ATGCCGGCCGAACTCAGACAG GAGCAGAGCCCAGGCAGCCAGGCCCCACTGGCCACAATGCCGGAGGCACCTGATGTGCTGGAGGAGACCGTGACAGTGGAGGAGGACCCTGGCACACCCACTTCCCATGTGTCTATTGTCACATCCGAAGATGGCACGACCCGGCGCACCGAGACCAAG GTCACCAAGACTGTGAAGACGGTGACCACTCGGACAGTACGCCAGGTGCCCGTGGGCCCAGACGGACTCCCCCTGCTGGATGGCGGCCCCCCACTAGGCCCTTTTGCAGATGGTGCCCTGGACCGGCATTTCCTGCTGCGTGGTGGTGGCCCAGTGGCCACACTCTCTCGAGCCTACCTCAGCAGCGGGGGTGGCTTTCCCGAAGGCCCCGAGCCCCGGGACAGCCCCAGCTATGGCAGCCTGTCCCGAGGGCTGGGCGTGCGGCCCCCACGTGCTGGCCCCCTTGGCCCAGGCCCTGGTGATGGCTGCTTCACACTGCCTGGCCACCGGGAAGCTTTCCCGGTGGGTCCTGAGCCTGGGCCACCAGGTGGCCGCTCCCTGCCTGAGCGCTTCCAGGCAGAGCCGTATGGCTTGGAGGATGACACACGCAGCCTGGCCGCTGATGACGAGGGTGGCCCTGAGCTGGAGCCTGACTATGACACGGCCACGAGGAGGAGGCCTGAGTGTGGGCGGGGCCTTCATACCAG GGCCTACGAGGACGCAGCAGATGATGGCGGCGAGCTGACGGATGAGCGGCCTACGTTCCCAACGGTGACGGCGCCCCTGGCCCAGCCTGAACGGGGCAGCCTGGGCAGCCTGGACCGGCTGGTGCGGCGTTCGCCCTCAGTGGATAGCGCCCGCAAGGAACCGCGCTGGCGGGACCCTGAGCTGCCTGAGGTGCTGGCCATGCTGCGGCACCCCGTGGACCCCGTGAAGGCCAATGCGGCCGCCTACCTGCAGCATCTGTGCTTTGAGAACGAGGGTGTCAAGCGGCGTGTACGGCAGTTGCGGGGGCTGCCGCTGCTTGTGGCACTGCTGGACCACCCGCGGGCTGAGGTGCGGCGCCGGGCCTGTGGGGCACTGCGCAACCTCTCCTATGGCCGCGACACTGACAACAAGGCCGCCATCCGGGACTGTGGTGGTGTGCCTGCCCTGGTGCGCCTGCTGCGGGCCGCCCGGGACAACGAGGTCCGCGAGCTTGTCACTG GCACCCTGTGGAACCTGTCATCCTATGAGCCCCTGAAGATGGCCATCATTGACCATGGCCTGCAGACGCTGACCCACGAGGTGATCGTGCCCCACTCAGGATGGGAGCGTGAGCCCAACGAGGACTCCAAGCCACGGGACGCCGAGTGGACAACTGTCTTCAAGAACACGTCGGGCTGCCTGAG GAATGTGAGCTCCGATGGTGCTGAGGCCCGGCGGCGACTCCGGGAGTGTGAAGGGCTGGTGGACGCACTTCTGCATGCCCTGCAGTCGGCTGTGGGCCGAAAGGACACTGACAACAAG TCGGTGGAGAACTGCGTGTGCATCATGCGGAACCTGTCCTACCACGTGCACAAGGAGGTGCCCGGGGCCGACAGGTACCAGGAGGCCGAGCCCGGGCCCCTGGGCAGTGCTGTAGGCTCCCAGCGCCGGAGGCGGGATGATGCCAGCTGCTTTGGTGGCAAGAAGGCCAAAG AGGAGTGGTTCCACCAAG CAAAGAAGGATGGTGAGATGGACCGGAACTTTGACACGCTAGACCTGCCCAAGCGAACTGAGACCGCCAAAG GCTTTGAGCTGCTGTACCAGCCCGAGGTGGTACGTCTCTACCTCTCCCTCCTCACGGAGAGCCGGAACTTCAACACCCTGGAGGCTGCCGCCGGCGCTCTGCAGAACCTCAGTGCCGGCAACTGGATG TGGGCCACATACATCCGCGCCACAGTGCGCAAAGAGCGCGGGCTGCCAGTGCTTGTGGAACTGCTGCAGTCTGAGACCGACAAGGTGGTGCGCGCCGTCGCCATCGCTCTGCGCAACCTCTCGCTGGACCAACGCAACAAAGACCTCATCG GGAGCTACGCCATGGCCGAGCTTGTGCGGAATGTGCGGAATGCACAGGCTCCGCCGCGACCGGGGGCCCGCCTGGAGGAAGACACCGTGGTGGCGGTGCTCAACACCATCCACGAAATCGTGTCCGACAGCCTGGATAACGCGCGCTCACTCCTGCAGGCACGCGGGGTGCCAGCGTTGGTGGCTCTCGTCGCCTCCAG CCAATCGGTACGCGAGGCGAAGGCGGCGTCACACGTGCTGCAGACAGTGTGGAGCTACAAGGAGCTGCGTGGTACCCTGCAGAAAGATGGTTGGACCAAGGCGCGCTTCCAG TCAGCTGCTGCTACTGCCAAGGGGCCTAAGGGAACACCAAGTCCTGGGGGCTTTGATGACAGCACGCTGCCACTGGTGGACAAGAGCGTTG AGGGCGAGAAAACTGGCAGCCGGGATGTGATCCCCATGGACACGCTTGGCCCAG ACGGATACTCCACGGTGGACTGGAGGGAGCGGAGGCCACGGGGCACCAGCTCTGCAGGAGAGGCCTCTGAGAAGGAACCCTTGAAA CTTGACCCCAGCAGGAAGGCCCCTCCCCCCGGGCCCAGCAGGCCCGCGGTCAGGCTGGTGGACGCCGTGGGGGACGCTAAGCCTCAGCCCGTTGACTCCTGGGTCTAG